A DNA window from Fundidesulfovibrio soli contains the following coding sequences:
- a CDS encoding AAA family ATPase, with product MAMKVTNIATRLREMEVLGKRAFIDNLDYLQTMELLVAVLMHAASRRMGRYDHEKVAQVTTTGVEDAFERLYSFDLDYLNALASQLDETIAGRVRISLAGGEEFHFERLSLTHGLDCFERRIVLLLFFMNTSLRTRRMMMKLRLIGDEHRPELTAGTVLEALSAGFAEQLRNRRYFGRDSILMKYNLLHDRSFGLEQGQLIDQRIRLHPRIVNFILGDATVYDADFQGIEVLSPAVDQERIVLPPKVLEDVIAVARGFKARMGSELGRSVSESIGYGDGLAMLFHGPSGTGKTMLAHAVSAALKAPLVSMGSPNLDTEGGYAGLVERVFREARLLGGIVFIDECDDYFEEGTRASRALLIELERSKCLTILATNQKMRLDPALDRRIALKVPFDLPDEAMRLRIWEKLIPSGCALDPDVDLNELAHRYVFSGGLIKNSLLMALDRGLHAGGGGEPCLARQGLVDACDHQARSLFEKYEFGCVVVPEDNLDSLPLRPADSIRLKHLASCIADASVKQQRLLVMVACRCLETGLGATRAVLARAGLASREFTMEEALEGPGDKELLDPFTHEELVPRHFIFRRQTGVRGAVVLIDETDRLNPADQDGTELPKAVAELLASAEDSHDPVLLLTRKVRGWERIPMLDHCVRILPPSEEAQLGLWERQLRDQETCEGMLLAALGRHSLHGDEIDRAARKARVVSWVESGSANNAGMFVEEVLSRGRQGAPILFGNKAWD from the coding sequence ATGGCCATGAAAGTTACGAATATCGCTACCCGGTTGAGGGAAATGGAAGTGCTGGGGAAAAGGGCGTTCATCGACAACTTGGATTACCTGCAGACCATGGAACTGTTAGTCGCGGTGCTGATGCACGCTGCCTCGCGCCGGATGGGCCGATACGATCATGAGAAGGTGGCCCAAGTAACCACAACGGGGGTGGAAGACGCCTTTGAGCGGCTCTATAGCTTCGATCTGGACTATCTGAACGCCTTGGCGTCGCAGCTGGATGAGACCATCGCCGGGCGGGTCCGGATCTCACTGGCTGGCGGTGAGGAATTCCACTTCGAACGACTGTCGCTGACGCATGGTCTGGACTGTTTCGAGCGGCGAATCGTTCTCCTGCTATTCTTCATGAACACCTCCCTTCGGACCAGGAGGATGATGATGAAGCTGCGGCTGATCGGGGACGAGCACAGGCCCGAGCTGACGGCTGGAACTGTGCTTGAGGCCCTCTCCGCGGGTTTTGCCGAGCAACTCCGCAATAGAAGGTACTTCGGCAGAGATTCCATCCTGATGAAGTACAATCTGCTGCACGACCGCTCCTTCGGGCTAGAGCAGGGGCAACTCATTGACCAGCGGATCAGGCTGCATCCTCGCATCGTCAACTTCATCCTGGGGGACGCAACGGTGTACGACGCCGATTTCCAGGGGATCGAAGTGCTGTCGCCCGCTGTGGATCAGGAGCGCATCGTTCTCCCCCCGAAAGTGCTGGAGGACGTCATCGCAGTGGCGAGGGGTTTCAAGGCCCGGATGGGCTCTGAGTTGGGGCGTTCCGTCTCGGAGTCAATTGGCTACGGCGACGGCCTGGCCATGCTCTTTCACGGGCCGTCCGGCACCGGGAAGACGATGCTCGCCCATGCCGTTTCCGCAGCCCTCAAGGCCCCTTTGGTAAGTATGGGCTCGCCCAACTTGGACACCGAAGGCGGGTACGCCGGCCTAGTGGAGAGGGTTTTCAGGGAAGCTCGGCTCCTCGGAGGTATCGTGTTCATTGACGAATGCGACGACTATTTTGAGGAGGGCACCCGGGCGAGCCGTGCGCTGCTGATCGAGCTGGAACGCTCCAAGTGTCTGACGATCCTGGCCACCAACCAGAAGATGCGGCTCGACCCAGCCCTGGACAGGCGCATTGCCCTCAAGGTGCCATTCGATCTGCCTGACGAGGCCATGAGACTGCGGATATGGGAGAAGCTGATCCCTTCGGGCTGTGCCCTCGACCCGGATGTGGATCTGAATGAGCTGGCCCACCGCTACGTGTTCAGCGGGGGCCTTATCAAAAACTCCCTGCTGATGGCCCTGGACAGGGGCCTTCATGCCGGGGGGGGCGGGGAACCCTGCCTCGCACGTCAGGGTCTCGTTGATGCGTGCGACCACCAGGCGCGTAGCCTCTTTGAGAAGTACGAATTCGGCTGCGTAGTGGTGCCGGAGGATAACTTGGATAGCCTTCCGTTGCGGCCCGCGGACAGTATACGGCTGAAGCACTTAGCTTCGTGCATCGCTGACGCCTCGGTAAAACAGCAACGGCTTCTCGTGATGGTGGCATGTCGCTGTCTGGAGACAGGGTTGGGCGCTACGAGGGCTGTCCTGGCTAGAGCAGGGCTCGCCTCACGCGAGTTCACGATGGAGGAGGCATTGGAGGGCCCCGGGGACAAGGAACTCCTGGACCCATTCACTCACGAGGAACTCGTGCCCAGGCATTTCATCTTCCGCAGACAGACGGGAGTGCGTGGAGCAGTTGTCCTCATCGATGAGACGGACCGGCTCAACCCGGCGGACCAGGATGGGACGGAGCTTCCCAAGGCCGTGGCGGAACTCCTCGCATCGGCGGAGGACTCCCATGATCCTGTGCTGCTTCTTACACGGAAAGTCCGCGGCTGGGAGCGCATCCCTATGTTGGATCATTGCGTCAGAATCCTCCCGCCGTCCGAAGAGGCACAACTCGGGCTATGGGAACGGCAGCTCCGCGATCAGGAGACTTGTGAAGGCATGCTCCTGGCCGCTCTGGGCAGGCACTCTCTGCACGGCGACGAGATAGACCGGGCAGCCCGGAAAGCGCGGGTGGTCTCCTGGGTGGAGTCCGGCTCCGCCAACAATGCGGGGATGTTTGTGGAGGAGGTCCTGTCGCGGGGGCGTCAGGGTGCGCCCATTCTGTTCGGGAACAAGGCGTGGGATTAG
- a CDS encoding ATP-dependent Clp protease proteolytic subunit, whose translation MRDKNGSGKGLSDYGIVFLTGGIDSGTSQSVCERIIECNVSGEIDHMQLIINSHGGEVSAGFAIIDVMEWSRIPIYTTGLGMLASMGLMVFMAGEPGRRVLTPRTSILSHRFQGIRMGSHGELIAGRKGEDLTHERILDHYLRYSKMRTREQAEETLLKEVDIWVSAEEAIEYGLADIVETPRRRGGHGGR comes from the coding sequence GTGAGAGACAAGAACGGCTCCGGCAAGGGATTGAGCGATTACGGGATTGTGTTTTTGACGGGAGGGATCGATTCGGGGACGTCACAGAGTGTGTGCGAGCGCATCATCGAATGCAATGTCTCTGGAGAGATCGACCACATGCAGCTCATCATCAACTCGCATGGAGGAGAGGTGAGCGCAGGGTTCGCCATCATCGACGTGATGGAGTGGTCTCGGATCCCGATCTACACCACGGGGCTCGGCATGCTCGCGTCGATGGGGCTCATGGTCTTCATGGCCGGCGAACCCGGCAGGAGGGTCCTCACGCCGCGCACCTCGATCCTCTCCCATCGTTTCCAGGGGATCAGGATGGGCAGCCACGGTGAACTCATCGCCGGGCGCAAGGGCGAAGACCTGACGCATGAGCGCATCCTCGACCACTACCTCCGCTACTCGAAAATGCGGACGAGGGAGCAGGCCGAGGAAACCCTGCTCAAGGAAGTCGACATCTGGGTCTCCGCCGAGGAGGCCATCGAATACGGGCTGGCTGACATTGTTGAAACCCCGCGCAGGCGCGGCGGACACGGCGGCAGGTGA